In the genome of Vicia villosa cultivar HV-30 ecotype Madison, WI linkage group LG7, Vvil1.0, whole genome shotgun sequence, one region contains:
- the LOC131620226 gene encoding uncharacterized protein LOC131620226: MYNIIHIDEKWFYMTKKSEKYYLLPDEDEPYRTCKSKNFIAKVMFLVAQTRPRFDSGGNETFSGKIGVFPFVTHEPALRSSINRVAGTMVTKPITSVKRDVVRSFLINKVLSAIREKWPRDDLESTIFIQQDNARTHINHDDPLFCEASTKDGFDIRLMCQPANSRDLNILDLGFFSAIQSLQYKEAPKTIDELIGAVVKSFENFPSIKSNLIFVSLQLCMIEIMKEKGSNKYKIPHINKERLERIGQLPIQVKCDPILVQEVKNYLNME; this comes from the coding sequence ATGTACAATATAATTCATATTGATGAAAAATGGTTTTATATGACCAAAAAGTCGGAGAAGTATTATTTGCTCCCAGATGAAGATGAGCCATATCGCACATGTAAGAGCAAAAATTTCATTGCCAAAGTTATGTTCTTAGTTGCTCAGACTCGACCACGTTTTGACTCAGGAGGAAATGAAACTTTTTCAGGTAAAATTGGTGTTTTTCCGTTTGTTACCCATGAACCGGCTTTAAGATCAAGTATTAACAGAGTTGCAGGAACAATGGTAACAAAACCAATAACTTCGGTGAAGAGAGATGTGGTAAGATCATTCCTTATTAACAAAGTCCTATCAGCTATAAGAGAAAAATGGCCGAGAGATGACTTAGAGTCAACAATATTTATCCAGCAGGATAACGCAAGGACACATATAAACCATGATGATCCTTTATTTTGTGAAGCTTCCACCAAGGATGGGTTTGATATTCGTTTAATGTGTCAGCCTGCGAATTCTCGAGATTTGAATATTTTAGACCTCGGATTTTTCTCGGCTATACAATCGTTGCAATACAAGGAAGCACCAAAAACTATTGATGAACTTATCGGTGCAGTGGTGAAGTCATTTGAAAATTTTCCTTCGATTAAGTCCAATCTTATATTTGTATCATTGCAATTATGCATGATAGAGATCATGAAAGAGAAAGGTTCCAATAAATACAAAATTCCTCATATAAATAAGGAAAGGCTAGAAAGAATAGGACAACTACCAATTCAAGTTAAGTGTGATCCAATATTAGTACAAGAAGTCAAGAATTACTTAAACATGGAGTAA